In Streptomyces sp. SID8374, one genomic interval encodes:
- a CDS encoding M4 family metallopeptidase has protein sequence MHPRTNGDGPHPVFCTIVPPHVLDKLSHSGDARLADPARRTLEADGLRRNRRRLTALAAAPATPTAGAVPTKPHRTLYDCENGTSLPGTKVRDEGDKPTSDASVNRAYAGLGATFELLLSAYGRSSIDGKGLPLIGSVHYGHEYNNAFFDGEQMVFGDGDGEIFLDFTYAIDVIAHELAHGLTQYTANLRYEGQSGALNESVSDVFGALVKQFSLGQSAEQADWLIGAGLLAPRVSGDALRSMKAPGTAYDDDVLGKDPQPASMEDYVETEEDNGGVHINSGIPNRAFYLLATALGGNAWERAGQIWFDVLTGGVLTATADFAEFARLTVAAAGDRFGERGEKEAVLKAWSEVGVETE, from the coding sequence ATGCACCCTCGAACCAACGGTGACGGGCCCCACCCCGTCTTCTGCACCATCGTGCCGCCCCACGTCCTCGACAAGCTGTCGCACTCCGGCGACGCCCGGCTCGCCGATCCGGCCCGCCGCACCCTGGAGGCCGACGGCCTCCGCCGCAACCGCCGTCGGCTGACGGCCCTCGCCGCCGCGCCCGCCACCCCCACGGCGGGCGCGGTCCCCACCAAGCCCCACCGCACCCTGTACGACTGCGAGAACGGCACATCCCTGCCGGGCACCAAGGTCCGCGACGAGGGCGACAAGCCCACCTCGGACGCCAGCGTCAACCGCGCGTACGCCGGACTCGGCGCCACCTTCGAACTGCTGCTCTCCGCCTACGGCCGCAGTTCGATCGACGGCAAGGGCCTGCCGCTCATCGGCTCCGTCCACTACGGCCACGAGTACAACAACGCGTTCTTCGACGGCGAGCAGATGGTCTTCGGCGACGGTGACGGAGAGATCTTCCTCGACTTCACCTACGCCATCGACGTCATCGCCCACGAACTGGCCCACGGCCTCACCCAGTACACCGCCAACCTGCGCTACGAAGGCCAGTCGGGCGCGCTCAACGAGTCCGTCTCCGACGTCTTCGGCGCTCTGGTCAAGCAGTTCTCGCTCGGCCAGAGCGCCGAGCAGGCCGACTGGCTGATCGGCGCCGGGCTGCTGGCCCCGCGCGTCAGCGGGGACGCCCTGCGGTCGATGAAGGCCCCGGGCACGGCGTACGACGACGATGTGCTCGGCAAGGACCCGCAGCCCGCGTCGATGGAGGACTACGTCGAGACGGAGGAGGACAACGGCGGGGTCCACATCAACTCCGGCATCCCCAACCGCGCCTTCTACCTCCTGGCCACCGCACTGGGCGGCAACGCCTGGGAGCGGGCCGGGCAGATCTGGTTCGACGTGCTGACCGGCGGCGTGCTGACGGCCACCGCGGACTTCGCGGAGTTCGCCAGGCTGACGGTCGCGGCGGCCGGCGACCGCTTCGGGGAGCGCGGCGAGAAGGAGGCCGTGCTGAAGGCCTGGTCCGAGGTGGGGGTGGAGACGGAGTAG
- a CDS encoding protealysin inhibitor emfourin — MRIQVTRTGGFAGISRHHEVDTDGSQDAVEWESLAEEVLATTPDAPPSGVPDGFRYRITVGDRTVYCADPDLTGAQRTLVSRVLKEGA, encoded by the coding sequence ATGCGTATTCAGGTCACCCGCACCGGCGGCTTCGCCGGCATCTCCCGCCACCACGAGGTCGACACCGACGGCAGTCAGGACGCGGTGGAGTGGGAGTCGCTCGCCGAGGAGGTCCTCGCCACCACCCCGGACGCGCCGCCGTCCGGGGTGCCGGACGGGTTCCGCTACCGGATCACGGTCGGGGACCGCACCGTGTACTGCGCTGACCCCGATCTGACCGGGGCCCAGCGCACGCTGGTCTCACGCGTCCTCAAGGAGGGCGCGTGA
- a CDS encoding GTPase Era, whose product MSARPNQESAAPQAETTSPHRAGFACFVGRPNAGKSTLTNALVGQKVAITSNRPQTTRHTVRGIVHRDDAQLILVDTPGLHKPRTLLGERLNDVVRTTWAEVDVIGFCLPADQKLGPGDKYIVKELAGIKKTPKIAIITKTDLVESKALAEQLLAVSALADELGFEWAEIIPVSAVEKEQAAGRSPSDKGGGGRGAGQVSLLADLIAPLLPESPPLYPEGDLTDEPEMVMVAELIREAALEGVRDELPHSIAVVVEEMLPRTDRPADKPLLDIHANVYIERPSQKGIIIGPKGKRLKEVGTKSRKHIEALLGTPVFLDLHVKVAKDWQRDPKQLRKLGF is encoded by the coding sequence ATGAGCGCTCGCCCGAACCAAGAATCCGCTGCCCCGCAAGCGGAGACCACCTCCCCCCACCGGGCCGGCTTCGCCTGCTTCGTGGGCCGCCCCAACGCGGGCAAGTCCACCCTCACGAACGCTCTGGTCGGTCAGAAGGTGGCGATCACCTCCAACCGCCCCCAGACCACCCGGCACACCGTGCGCGGCATCGTGCACCGTGACGACGCGCAGCTGATCCTGGTCGACACCCCCGGCCTCCACAAGCCGCGCACGCTCCTCGGCGAGCGGCTGAACGACGTGGTGCGCACCACCTGGGCCGAGGTCGACGTCATCGGCTTCTGCCTGCCCGCCGACCAGAAGCTGGGTCCGGGCGACAAGTACATCGTGAAGGAGCTCGCGGGGATCAAGAAAACCCCCAAGATCGCCATCATCACCAAGACCGACCTGGTCGAGTCGAAGGCGCTGGCCGAACAGCTCCTCGCCGTCTCCGCCCTCGCCGACGAGCTGGGCTTCGAGTGGGCCGAGATCATCCCGGTCTCGGCGGTCGAGAAGGAACAAGCGGCGGGACGCAGTCCCTCGGACAAGGGCGGCGGTGGGCGAGGGGCAGGCCAGGTGAGCCTGCTCGCCGACCTCATCGCCCCGCTGCTCCCGGAGAGCCCGCCGCTCTACCCGGAGGGCGACCTCACCGACGAGCCGGAGATGGTCATGGTCGCGGAGCTGATCCGCGAGGCCGCGCTGGAGGGCGTACGCGACGAGCTGCCGCACTCCATCGCCGTCGTGGTCGAGGAGATGCTGCCGCGCACGGACCGTCCGGCGGACAAGCCGCTGCTGGACATCCACGCCAACGTCTACATCGAACGCCCCAGCCAGAAGGGCATCATCATCGGCCCGAAGGGCAAGCGGCTGAAGGAAGTCGGCACGAAGTCGCGCAAGCACATCGAGGCGCTGCTCGGCACGCCCGTCTTCCTGGACCTGCATGTGAAGGTCGCCAAGGACTGGCAGCGCGACCCGAAGCAGCTGCGGAAGCTGGGCTTCTAG
- a CDS encoding cytidine deaminase, whose amino-acid sequence MTDTTNAAGLDAEDRKIVTLARSARARNGVAEGAAVRDETGRTYVAGTVELESLKLSALRTAVAMAVASGATSLEAAAVVSAAETPADEDRAAVRDLGGPETPVFLAGPDGTLRLRVTAG is encoded by the coding sequence ATGACCGACACCACCAACGCCGCCGGCCTCGACGCCGAGGACCGCAAGATCGTCACCCTGGCGCGCAGCGCCCGCGCCCGCAACGGGGTGGCCGAGGGCGCCGCCGTACGCGACGAGACGGGACGTACGTATGTGGCGGGCACCGTGGAGCTGGAGTCGCTGAAGCTGAGCGCCCTGCGGACCGCCGTCGCGATGGCCGTCGCCAGCGGCGCCACCTCGCTGGAGGCCGCCGCCGTGGTCTCCGCCGCCGAGACCCCGGCCGACGAGGACCGTGCCGCCGTACGGGACCTGGGCGGGCCGGAGACCCCGGTGTTCCTCGCGGGCCCGGACGGCACGCTGCGGCTGCGGGTCACGGCGGGCTGA
- a CDS encoding MmcQ/YjbR family DNA-binding protein: MTPERLRAFCLEFNASVEEFPFGPETSVFKVLGKLFALTTLDARPLTVNLKCDPDEAIRLREEYPAAVAPGWHMNKRHWNTVTVSGVPDKLLRELIEDSYDLVVAGLPKAERLRLDRP; the protein is encoded by the coding sequence ATGACGCCCGAGCGGCTGCGCGCCTTCTGCCTGGAGTTCAACGCGAGCGTGGAGGAGTTCCCCTTCGGCCCGGAGACCTCGGTCTTCAAGGTGCTCGGCAAGCTGTTCGCGCTCACCACGCTGGACGCCCGGCCGCTGACGGTCAACCTCAAGTGCGACCCGGACGAGGCGATCCGCCTGCGCGAGGAGTACCCGGCGGCCGTCGCGCCCGGCTGGCACATGAACAAGCGCCACTGGAACACGGTGACCGTCTCCGGCGTCCCGGACAAGCTGCTGCGCGAGCTGATCGAGGACTCCTACGACCTGGTCGTCGCCGGCCTCCCGAAGGCGGAGCGGCTCCGGCTGGACCGGCCGTAG
- a CDS encoding hemolysin family protein — MIAPLITGAVLLVVVGWLAACAEAGIARTSSFRADEAVRAGRRGSAKLAQVAADPVRYLNVALLVRVACEVSAGVLVTYVCLQKFPETWEALAFAMGVMVLVSYVAVGVSPRTIGRQHPLNTATASAYVLLPLARIMGPIPQLLILIGNAFTPGKGFRKGPFASEAELRAMVDLAEAESLIEDDERRMVHSVFELGDTLVREVMVPRTDLVSIERYKTIRQALTLALRSGFSRIPVTGENEDDIVGIVYLKDLVRKTHINRESEADPVSTAMRPAAFVPDTKNAGDLLREMQRDRSHVAVVIDEYGGTAGIVTIEDILEEIVGEITDEYDRELPPVQELENGCYRVTARLDIGDLGDLFGLDEYDDEDVETVGGLLAKALGRVPIAGASAVVDLPDSRKLRLTAESPAGRRNKIVTVLVEPQEKEAETEAV, encoded by the coding sequence GTGATCGCGCCCCTGATCACCGGCGCCGTCCTGCTGGTCGTCGTCGGCTGGCTGGCCGCCTGCGCCGAGGCGGGCATCGCCCGTACGTCGAGTTTCCGGGCGGACGAGGCGGTCCGGGCCGGGCGGCGCGGCAGCGCGAAGCTGGCGCAGGTCGCCGCCGACCCGGTGCGCTATCTCAACGTCGCCCTGCTGGTGCGGGTCGCCTGCGAGGTGTCGGCCGGGGTGCTCGTCACCTACGTCTGCCTCCAGAAGTTCCCGGAGACCTGGGAGGCGCTGGCCTTCGCGATGGGCGTGATGGTCCTCGTCAGCTATGTCGCCGTCGGGGTCTCGCCGCGCACCATCGGCCGCCAGCACCCGCTGAACACGGCGACGGCCTCGGCGTACGTCCTGCTGCCGCTGGCCCGGATCATGGGCCCGATCCCGCAGCTGCTGATCCTCATCGGCAACGCGTTCACCCCCGGCAAGGGGTTCCGCAAGGGCCCGTTCGCCAGCGAGGCCGAGCTGCGGGCCATGGTCGATCTCGCCGAGGCGGAGTCGCTGATCGAGGACGACGAGCGCCGCATGGTGCACTCGGTCTTCGAGCTGGGCGACACCCTGGTGCGCGAGGTGATGGTGCCCCGCACCGACCTGGTCTCCATCGAGCGCTACAAGACGATCCGTCAGGCCCTCACCCTCGCCCTGCGCTCCGGCTTCTCCCGGATCCCGGTCACCGGCGAGAACGAGGACGACATCGTCGGGATCGTCTACCTCAAGGACCTGGTCCGCAAGACCCACATCAACCGCGAGTCCGAGGCCGACCCGGTCTCCACCGCGATGCGCCCCGCCGCCTTCGTCCCCGACACCAAGAACGCCGGGGACCTGCTGCGCGAGATGCAGCGGGACCGCAGCCATGTCGCCGTCGTCATCGACGAGTACGGCGGCACGGCGGGCATCGTCACGATCGAGGACATCCTGGAGGAGATCGTCGGCGAGATCACCGACGAGTACGACCGCGAGCTGCCGCCCGTCCAGGAGCTGGAGAACGGCTGCTACCGGGTGACCGCCCGCCTCGACATCGGGGACCTCGGCGACCTCTTCGGACTCGACGAGTACGACGACGAGGACGTCGAGACCGTCGGCGGACTGCTCGCCAAGGCGCTCGGCCGGGTCCCGATCGCCGGTGCGTCGGCCGTCGTCGACCTGCCCGACAGCCGCAAGCTCCGGCTCACCGCCGAGTCCCCGGCCGGCCGCCGGAACAAGATCGTCACGGTGCTGGTGGAGCCCCAGGAGAAGGAAGCGGAGACGGAGGCGGTATGA
- the ybeY gene encoding rRNA maturation RNase YbeY produces MSIDVNNESGTEVDEQAILDIARYALARMRIHPLSELSVIVVDTDAMEQLHIQWMDLPGPTDVMSFPMDELRPPAKDEEEPPQGLLGDIVLCPEVAKRQGEEAPTQHSMDEELQLLTVHGVLHLLGYDHEEPDEKAEMFGLQAAIVDGWRGEQGLTGASPAPTVS; encoded by the coding sequence ATGTCGATCGACGTCAACAACGAGTCCGGAACCGAGGTCGACGAGCAGGCGATCCTCGACATCGCCCGCTACGCACTGGCCCGGATGCGGATCCACCCGCTGTCCGAGCTCTCGGTGATCGTGGTGGACACCGACGCCATGGAGCAGCTGCACATCCAGTGGATGGACCTCCCCGGTCCGACCGATGTCATGTCCTTCCCGATGGACGAGCTGCGTCCGCCGGCCAAGGACGAGGAGGAGCCCCCGCAGGGGCTCCTCGGTGACATCGTGCTCTGCCCGGAGGTCGCGAAGAGGCAGGGCGAAGAGGCGCCGACGCAGCACTCCATGGACGAGGAGCTCCAGCTCCTGACCGTCCACGGAGTGCTGCACCTGCTGGGGTACGACCACGAGGAGCCGGACGAGAAGGCCGAGATGTTCGGCCTCCAGGCCGCCATCGTGGACGGCTGGCGCGGTGAGCAGGGGCTCACCGGAGCGTCCCCCGCCCCCACCGTCTCGTGA
- a CDS encoding PhoH family protein: MTQTPTQPQARAQIRIPAAHPMVMLLGSGDSLLRVIEEAFPAADIHVRGNEISATGEAADVALIQRLFDEMMLVLRTGAPMTEDAVERSIAMLRAAGTGEGDPQGETPAEVLTQNILSNRGRTIRPKTLNQKRYVDAIDEHTIVFGIGPAGTGKTYLAMAKAVQALQSKQVSRIILTRPAVEAGERLGFLPGTLFDKIDPYLRPLYDALHDMLDPDSIPRLMAAGTIEVAPLAYMRGRTLNDAFIILDEAQNTSAEQMKMFLTRLGFDSKIVITGDITQVDLPSGTKSGLRQVQEILEGLDDVHFSRLTSQDVVRHKLVGRIVDAYEKYDSRNGQQDGQADGREDGRRDRRKGK, encoded by the coding sequence ATGACTCAGACACCCACACAGCCGCAGGCGCGTGCCCAGATCCGGATCCCGGCCGCACACCCCATGGTGATGCTCCTCGGATCGGGTGACTCGCTGTTGCGCGTGATCGAAGAGGCCTTCCCGGCGGCCGACATCCATGTCCGGGGCAACGAGATCAGCGCCACGGGCGAGGCGGCCGACGTCGCCCTCATCCAGCGCCTGTTCGACGAGATGATGCTCGTGCTCCGCACCGGAGCGCCGATGACGGAGGACGCAGTGGAACGGTCGATCGCCATGCTCAGGGCGGCCGGCACCGGCGAGGGAGACCCCCAGGGCGAGACACCCGCCGAGGTGCTCACCCAGAACATCCTCTCCAACCGCGGCCGCACCATCCGCCCCAAGACGCTCAACCAGAAGCGGTACGTCGACGCGATCGACGAGCACACGATCGTCTTCGGGATCGGTCCCGCGGGCACCGGCAAGACCTACCTGGCCATGGCCAAGGCGGTCCAGGCGCTCCAGTCCAAGCAGGTCAGCCGGATCATCCTGACCCGCCCCGCCGTCGAGGCGGGGGAGCGGCTCGGCTTCCTCCCGGGCACGCTCTTCGACAAGATCGACCCGTATCTGCGCCCGCTCTACGACGCCCTGCACGACATGCTGGACCCCGACTCGATCCCGCGCCTGATGGCGGCGGGCACGATCGAGGTGGCGCCGCTGGCTTATATGCGGGGCCGGACCCTGAATGACGCGTTCATCATCCTCGACGAGGCGCAGAACACCAGCGCCGAGCAGATGAAGATGTTCCTCACCCGCCTCGGCTTCGACTCCAAGATCGTCATCACCGGTGACATCACCCAGGTCGACCTGCCGAGCGGGACCAAGAGCGGGCTGCGGCAGGTCCAGGAGATCCTGGAGGGCCTGGACGACGTGCACTTCTCCCGTCTCACCTCCCAGGATGTCGTCCGGCACAAGCTCGTCGGCCGTATCGTCGACGCGTACGAGAAGTACGACAGCCGAAACGGTCAGCAGGACGGTCAGGCGGACGGCCGCGAAGACGGCCGACGCGACCGCCGAAAAGGGAAGTAG
- a CDS encoding PfkB family carbohydrate kinase: MSTDTSGIDPLLALRAPQDPACDVFLTGTVFLDIIFTGLDSAPVRGTESWARGMGSSPGGVANMATALARLGLHTSLAAAFGDDHYGEYCWDALEQGEGIDLSMSRTVPGWHSPVTVSMAYEGERTMVSHGHEAPAPSAAPGQATTDQAATASGQATTDQATAVPGKATTDQATAVPGQTGTADAPPVDTPANTAPNPAFPQCPPRARAAIASLVPGRSEPWVATAARHGALIFADVGWDETGRWDLDALPDLAHCEAFLPNAEEAMRYTRTDCPRAAAHALAERVPLAVVTLGAEGAYAVDGRTGTGAQVPAIEVEALDPTGAGDVFVAGFVTGTLAGWPLADRLAFAGLTAALSVQEFGGSLSAPGWAEIAAWWQRIRTCESQDPAALERYAFLEELLPATARAWPLRRAVPTIGFRQ, translated from the coding sequence GTGAGCACTGACACTTCAGGGATCGACCCGCTGCTGGCGCTGCGCGCCCCGCAGGACCCCGCCTGCGACGTCTTCCTGACGGGGACGGTCTTCCTCGACATCATCTTCACCGGCCTCGACAGCGCCCCCGTGCGCGGCACCGAGTCCTGGGCCCGCGGGATGGGCTCCAGCCCCGGCGGCGTCGCCAACATGGCCACCGCGCTCGCCCGGCTCGGCCTGCACACCTCGCTGGCCGCCGCCTTCGGCGACGACCACTACGGCGAATACTGCTGGGACGCCCTGGAACAGGGCGAGGGCATCGACCTGTCGATGTCGCGCACCGTCCCCGGCTGGCACTCCCCGGTCACCGTCTCCATGGCGTACGAGGGCGAGCGCACGATGGTCTCCCACGGCCACGAGGCCCCGGCGCCTTCGGCCGCCCCGGGCCAGGCCACCACGGATCAGGCCGCCACCGCCTCGGGCCAGGCCACCACGGACCAGGCCACCGCCGTCCCGGGCAAGGCCACCACGGACCAGGCCACCGCCGTCCCGGGCCAGACGGGCACGGCCGACGCCCCTCCCGTGGACACCCCCGCGAACACCGCCCCGAACCCCGCCTTCCCCCAGTGCCCCCCGCGCGCCCGCGCCGCCATCGCCTCGCTCGTCCCCGGCCGCAGCGAACCCTGGGTGGCCACCGCCGCCCGGCACGGCGCGCTGATCTTCGCCGACGTCGGCTGGGACGAGACCGGCCGCTGGGACCTGGACGCGCTGCCCGACCTGGCGCACTGCGAGGCGTTCCTGCCCAACGCGGAGGAGGCGATGCGCTACACCCGTACCGACTGTCCGCGCGCCGCCGCCCACGCGCTGGCCGAACGCGTCCCGCTCGCCGTGGTCACCCTGGGCGCCGAGGGCGCGTACGCCGTCGACGGCCGCACCGGCACCGGCGCCCAGGTGCCCGCCATCGAGGTGGAGGCCCTCGACCCGACCGGCGCGGGGGACGTGTTCGTGGCCGGGTTCGTCACCGGCACCCTCGCGGGCTGGCCGCTCGCCGACCGGCTCGCCTTCGCCGGGCTGACCGCCGCCCTCTCGGTCCAGGAGTTCGGCGGCTCGCTCTCCGCGCCCGGCTGGGCCGAGATCGCCGCCTGGTGGCAGCGGATCCGCACCTGCGAGAGCCAGGACCCCGCCGCGCTGGAGCGGTACGCGTTCCTGGAGGAGCTGCTCCCCGCCACGGCCCGCGCCTGGCCGCTGCGGCGCGCGGTCCCCACGATCGGCTTCCGGCAGTGA
- a CDS encoding MFS transporter yields MSSRRAAWPLVAVFTAGYLASYLLPTIVGRLSVHLGLTPAQAGLVGSALLLSSASAGFTLAGRVERYGARTPARAGLVLAAVGYGCAALAGSVPLVVASVVVGGFGSGAATAAAAAGIAARRDPHRTSSLGLLTVSATAGALYLTIPHLGGGHRLPFAAIALVALLVWPATTRLNGPTAPEESTSRITGRLPHRRSGLVLAGGMLVWSMAQNALWGVSSRIGVVQAGLTEVTVGAVFAAALGAGLLGVMGAGVLGARVGRAVPIGLGTVVIAGSIVVSSSARDLGSFATGEILWNTVYPVVLSYLIGLAASLDVRGRWAVLAGSASSVGVACGPLLGSVLSEEAGYPAMGLILGAATLLVAAPVTAVALHTGGRPLVPGSVRRRGGAPAALLAATTGSLSGAVPKLGSPEQAVTELRVRRRRLVRSAIRTAGPDGGPGQSNAYASTSDR; encoded by the coding sequence ATGTCGTCGCGCCGTGCCGCGTGGCCCTTGGTTGCCGTGTTCACCGCCGGCTACCTCGCCTCCTACCTGCTCCCCACCATCGTCGGCCGCCTCAGCGTCCATCTCGGGCTGACCCCCGCTCAGGCGGGCCTGGTCGGCAGTGCGCTGTTGCTCAGCTCGGCGAGTGCCGGGTTCACGCTGGCGGGCCGGGTCGAGAGGTACGGGGCCCGTACCCCGGCCCGGGCCGGACTGGTGCTGGCCGCCGTGGGGTACGGCTGCGCGGCGCTGGCCGGGTCCGTGCCGCTGGTGGTGGCCTCCGTGGTGGTCGGCGGCTTCGGCTCGGGTGCGGCGACGGCGGCCGCGGCGGCCGGGATCGCCGCGCGGCGCGACCCGCACCGGACGTCCTCGCTCGGCCTGCTCACCGTCTCCGCCACGGCGGGCGCCCTCTATCTGACGATCCCGCACCTCGGCGGCGGCCACCGGCTGCCGTTCGCCGCCATCGCCCTGGTCGCCCTGCTCGTCTGGCCCGCGACCACCCGGCTGAACGGCCCCACCGCACCCGAGGAGTCCACCTCCCGCATCACCGGCCGCCTGCCGCACCGCCGCTCCGGTCTCGTCCTGGCGGGCGGCATGCTCGTCTGGTCCATGGCGCAGAACGCGCTCTGGGGCGTCAGCAGCCGCATCGGCGTGGTCCAGGCGGGGCTGACCGAGGTGACCGTCGGCGCGGTGTTCGCCGCCGCACTCGGCGCGGGGCTGCTGGGCGTCATGGGCGCAGGCGTGCTCGGCGCCCGGGTGGGCCGGGCGGTGCCGATCGGGCTGGGGACCGTGGTGATCGCGGGGAGCATCGTGGTCAGCTCCTCGGCCCGGGACCTCGGCTCGTTCGCGACCGGCGAGATCCTGTGGAACACCGTCTACCCGGTGGTCCTCTCCTACCTGATCGGGCTGGCCGCCTCCCTGGACGTACGCGGCCGCTGGGCGGTCCTGGCGGGCTCGGCCTCCTCCGTGGGTGTGGCCTGCGGCCCGCTCCTGGGCAGCGTGCTCTCCGAGGAGGCCGGTTACCCGGCGATGGGGCTGATCCTGGGCGCGGCCACCCTGCTGGTCGCCGCGCCCGTGACCGCCGTGGCCCTGCACACCGGTGGCCGTCCGCTGGTGCCCGGCTCGGTCCGCCGCCGTGGTGGGGCCCCGGCCGCGCTGCTGGCCGCCACCACCGGCAGCCTCTCCGGCGCGGTGCCGAAGCTCGGCTCACCGGAGCAGGCCGTCACCGAACTCCGCGTACGGCGCAGGCGGCTGGTGCGCAGCGCGATCCGGACGGCCGGTCCGGACGGCGGGCCCGGTCAGTCGAACGCGTACGCCTCGACCTCGGACAGGTAG
- a CDS encoding adenosine deaminase: MHLPKAELHLHIEGTLEPELAFALAERNGVTLPYATTDELRQAYRFEDLQSFLDLYYALMAVLRTDEDFTELADAYLARAAAQGVRHAEIFFDPQAHTARGVPIGTVIEGLSRALERSEETHGISTQLILCFLRDLSAEAALGTLDAARPYLHRISAIGLDSAEVGHPPAKFRAVYEEATALGLRKVAHAGEEGPPSYIVEALDVLGVERIDHGLRCMEDPELVARLVADRVPLTLCPLSNVRLRTVDTLKDHPLPEMVAAGLLCTVNSDDPAYFGGYAGDNFDAVRDALALDPEQLRTLARNSFEAAFLDHDEERRARYLSEVEAYAFD, translated from the coding sequence GTGCACCTCCCCAAGGCAGAACTCCACCTCCACATCGAAGGCACCCTCGAACCCGAGCTGGCCTTCGCGCTCGCCGAACGCAACGGGGTGACCCTGCCGTACGCCACCACCGACGAGCTGCGCCAGGCCTACCGGTTCGAGGACCTCCAGTCCTTCCTGGACCTCTACTACGCGCTCATGGCCGTGCTGCGGACGGATGAGGACTTCACCGAACTCGCCGACGCCTACCTCGCCCGAGCCGCCGCCCAGGGCGTGAGGCACGCGGAGATCTTCTTCGACCCGCAGGCCCACACCGCCCGTGGCGTCCCCATCGGCACGGTCATCGAAGGGCTGAGCCGCGCGCTGGAGCGCAGCGAGGAGACCCACGGCATCTCCACCCAGCTCATCCTGTGCTTCCTGCGCGACCTCTCCGCCGAAGCCGCCCTCGGCACCCTGGACGCGGCCCGCCCCTACCTCCACCGGATCAGCGCGATCGGCCTGGACTCCGCCGAGGTCGGCCACCCGCCCGCCAAGTTCCGTGCGGTGTACGAGGAGGCCACCGCGCTCGGCCTGCGCAAGGTGGCCCACGCGGGGGAGGAGGGGCCGCCGTCCTACATCGTGGAGGCCCTGGACGTCCTCGGCGTGGAGCGGATCGACCACGGGCTGCGGTGTATGGAGGACCCGGAGCTGGTGGCGCGGCTGGTCGCGGACCGGGTGCCGCTGACGCTCTGCCCGCTCTCCAACGTGCGGCTGCGCACTGTGGACACGCTCAAGGACCACCCGCTGCCGGAGATGGTGGCCGCCGGGCTGCTCTGCACGGTCAACTCCGACGACCCCGCCTACTTCGGCGGGTACGCGGGCGACAACTTCGACGCCGTACGGGACGCCCTCGCCCTGGACCCGGAGCAGCTGCGCACCCTGGCCCGGAACTCCTTCGAGGCGGCCTTCCTCGACCACGACGAGGAGCGCCGGGCGCGCTACCTGTCCGAGGTCGAGGCGTACGCGTTCGACTGA
- a CDS encoding ribonuclease Z, whose protein sequence is MSVRELVVLGTASQVPTRHRNHNGYLLRWDGQGILFDPGEGTQRQMLRAGVAAHDIDRICVTHFHGDHSLGLAGVIQRINLDQVPHPVTAHYPASGQHFFDRLRYATAYRETVRLTETPVAGVGGVLAATDSYTLDSHKLSHPVESYGYRLTEPDSRRMLPALLKEHGISGPDVGRLQREGVLGGVTLEQVSEHRRGQRFAFVMDTRLCDGVYALAEGCDMLVIESTFLDEDEKLATDHGHLTAGQAARVAKDSGVRHLVLTHFSQRYSDPELFETQARAAGFDGELTVAQDLIRVPLPPRHHH, encoded by the coding sequence ATGTCCGTACGCGAGCTGGTGGTGCTCGGCACCGCCAGCCAGGTCCCCACCCGGCACCGCAACCACAACGGCTATCTGCTGCGCTGGGACGGCCAGGGCATCCTCTTCGATCCCGGCGAGGGCACCCAGCGCCAGATGCTCCGGGCGGGGGTCGCCGCGCACGACATCGACCGGATCTGCGTCACCCACTTCCACGGCGACCACTCCCTCGGGCTCGCCGGAGTGATCCAGCGCATCAACCTGGACCAGGTTCCGCACCCCGTCACCGCCCACTACCCGGCGAGCGGGCAGCACTTCTTCGACCGGCTGCGGTACGCCACCGCCTACCGCGAGACCGTCCGGCTGACCGAGACCCCGGTCGCCGGAGTCGGCGGGGTCCTCGCCGCGACGGACTCGTACACGCTGGACAGCCACAAGCTCTCGCACCCCGTCGAGTCGTACGGCTACCGCCTCACCGAGCCCGACAGCCGCCGCATGCTGCCCGCCCTCCTCAAGGAGCACGGCATCAGCGGGCCGGACGTCGGCCGCCTCCAGCGGGAGGGCGTCCTCGGCGGCGTCACCCTGGAGCAGGTCTCCGAGCACCGGCGCGGGCAGCGGTTCGCGTTCGTCATGGACACCCGGCTCTGCGACGGGGTGTACGCGCTCGCCGAGGGGTGCGACATGCTCGTCATCGAGTCCACCTTCCTGGACGAGGACGAGAAGCTCGCCACCGACCACGGCCATCTGACCGCAGGCCAGGCCGCCCGGGTGGCGAAGGATTCCGGCGTACGCCACCTGGTGCTGACCCACTTCTCGCAGCGCTACAGCGACCCCGAACTCTTCGAGACCCAGGCCCGCGCCGCCGGGTTCGACGGCGAACTCACCGTGGCGCAGGACCTGATCAGAGTCCCGCTGCCGCCCAGGCACCACCACTGA